One genomic segment of Desmodus rotundus isolate HL8 chromosome 5, HLdesRot8A.1, whole genome shotgun sequence includes these proteins:
- the MUC5AC gene encoding mucin-5AC isoform X1, with the protein MGVGCREVAALWALVLTLACAQHPGDPLLGVTILPPLKTTAVVRAQNPAHNGRVCSTWGNFHYKTFDGDIFRFPGRCNYVFSAHCGAAYEDFNVQLRRAQESNTTTLTKVTMKLNGMVLELTKDSVLVNGRPTQLPFSQPGVLVEHSIGCLQVSARLGLVFMWNQDDSLLLELDIKYANQTCGLCGDFNGVPAFNEFFSRGTRLSPIEFGSLQKMDGPTELCQDPVPVPTPVTGCSTGLGLCEELLLSERFLGCRPLVDTSSYVQACQQDLCLCRHTTDLTSCTCNTLAEYSRQCAHAGGLPLDWRGPGLCPQTCPRNMLYRECGSPCADTCSNLEHSQACEDHCVAGCFCPEGMVLDDIGQTGCVPVSQCPCAHNGVTYAAGAVYSTDCTTCTCSGGRWSCREVPCPGTCSVLGGAHFSTFDEKPYTVHGDCSYVLAKHGSGSAFAVLAELRRCGLTDSETCLRSLTLSLGGGRTVVTVQAGGEVFVDQVYTQLPVSAANITVFRPSTFFVIAQTNLGLQVDVQLVPTMQVFLRLAPELRGLTCGLCGNFNQNQADDFRTLSGVVEGTAAAFANTWKTQAACPNVRNSFEDPCALSVENEKYAQHWCSRLTDPQGPFTRCHAAVSPGTYYSNCLFDTCNCERSEDCLCAALSSYVRACAARGVLLSGWRAGVCTKPMENCPKSMAYHEHVSTCQPTCRALSNEDPTCSISFVPVDGCTCPHGTFLDNTGKCVPATSCPCYHGASVIPNGESVHQRGAVCTCTKGTLTCIGGHTPDPACAPPMVYADCRNASAGATGAGCQKSCHTLDMDCYSPQCVPGCVCPDGLVADGEGGCIAAADCPCLHNEASYWAGQAIRVGCNTCTCQSRKWQCTGKPCLATCAAYGDGHYLTFDGQRYSFNGDCEYTLVQDHCGGNGSSQDAFRVVTENVPCGTTGTTCSKAVRIFLGSHELVLSDGKVEVTQKAAGQEAPYAIRQVGIYLVVDTEAGLVLLWDKKTSIFLRLSPEFKGRVCGLCGNFDDNALNDFTTRSQSVVGDALEFGNSWKSSPSCPDAPAPRDPCTANPYRKSWAQKQCSLINSAPFEACRSQVDPTKYYEACVSDACACDSGGDCECFCTAVAAYAQACREAGVCVSWRSPDVCPLFCDYYNPRGECEWHYQPCGAPCLRTCRNPRGQCRHHTHGLEGCYPRCPAEAPIFDEDSMLCVAACPSPPPPPPCQVQGRWYWPGVAVPSDENCYSCVCTESGVQCTYEAEACVCTYGGQHFRPGDVIYHTTDGMGGCISARCGANGTIERRVHACGPSTPAPTTTFSFSTLPIAASSPGRPSTLPSPATSPVPTGSLSRAPSTAAGTSPRPQPSTASVGPHPGCGEDCQWSPWLDVSRPGRGIESGDFDTLDNLRAHGYHMCQAPRAVECRVEDAPGAPLQDLGLRVECTLTAGLTCYNRDQASGLCDNYQIRVLCCVPRACPTSSGPAPTTPRTARSTTPGATSTQAGSTARVTTANPSTSPHTHMTPAPGAPTPVKTTLSTLSTVSVSTTAMTTTLGSGSGSSAAPGPSKGPGQPTSPAPSPISCAQEFCSWTGWIDGSYPEAGIDGGDFDTFQNLRSKGYKFCERPRQVGCRAVSFPSRSLEELGQNVLCDTSVGLVCRNRDQRPPICYNYQIQIQCCEWVDVCRLTAASVTPETTPSTPHGARIRSQATRTTGTREASTQHRSGSSVHVPPATKIMPSTHVTSPGTTSCQPQCTWTKWFDVDFPSPGPQGGDLETYSNIISSGEKICGRPEYITHLECRAENHPGVSMERVGQVVRCSPDVGLVCRNRDQEGAFKMCLNYQVRVLCCEPREGCPTYQPVTVPSTPSVSITSTAETTSHVATTRKTSVPKPSTTSVPKPSTTSVSETSKTSAPESSITSVPKSSTVSVPKPSSTSVPKTSTESVPKPSSTSVPKPSSTAVSETSKTSAPESSITSVPKTSSTSVPKSSTESVPKPSSTSVPKPSSTAVSETSKTSAPESSITSVPKTSSTSVPKSSTESVPKPSSTSVPKPSSTAVSETSKTSAPESSITSVPKTSSTSVPKTSTVPVPKPSTSAPETSSTSVPKPSSTSVPKTSSTSVPKTSTTSPPQSSTGFVPEISTVFVPQPSSTSVSAPAHTHSTPRTNPCQPQCTWTKWFDVDFPSPGPQGGDLETYSNIVRSGEKICGHLEYITHLECRAENHPGVSMERVGQVVRCSPDVGLVCRNRDQEGAFKMCLNYQVRVLCCEPREGCLLTSETPSRTSSATSLPTSEPTSRVLTVTTASSSAPPTPTCYCSASDRLYPAGSIIYQEADLSGHCYYAVCSLDCHVVRQTEPTCPTSPALPTPSTLTPGSSPSVPVPVTTQGCPSAVPPRMRGETWAMPNCSQATCEGNNVITLQPRPCPQVQEPTCANGYPAVKVADEDGCCQHYQCQCVCSGWGDPHYITFDGTYYTFLDNCTYVLVRQIVPVYGHFRVLIDNYFCDSEDRLSCLQAIIVEYGQDRVVLTRKPVRGVMTNEILFNSKVVGPGFGRDGIVVSQVGIKMYASIPEIGVQVMFSGLIFSVAVPFSKFANNTEGQCGTCTDDRKDECRLPGGAVVASCSDMSRHWKVTNPNQPSCHGPPQVPPAGGPTTPPTPCPPSPICQLILSDAFKPCHAVIPPRPYYEGCVFDRCHMSELHVACAGLELYASLCAARGLCVDWRGQTNHTCPFTCPADKEYRPCGPSNPPYCYGGDSTSLEPLEDISPITEGCFCPEGMTLFSPDTEVCVHAGCPRCLGPHGEPVELGHTVTFDCQECTCEGSTWTMSCRRQPCPLPPACLEPGFVPVPEAPQAGQCCPQYTCACNASYCPALAGCPEGSRQTVNHEEGACCPSQKCSWTVCSVNGTLYQPGAVVSSSLCETCRCEVPSGLQVDAFRISCETETCSTLCPMGFEYRAQSRRCCGSCVQVACVMNASDGSAHLFQPGESWSDAGNRCETHKCEKYRDGLTVVTVKKTCPSLTCPADQAWLSEDGCCLSCPEGQTQNRSTCAVYHKLEVIRVQGCSSPGPVRLAYCQGSCGGTTTVFSLAAGQLEHHCSCCRELRASPRTVTLRCADGSSRAFSYTQVEECGCAGLHCDTLGGDLLGQRQRWSRGARALPAA; encoded by the exons GTGACCCACTCCTCGGGGTGACCATCCTCCCACCTCTGAAGACCACTGCTGTGGTGCGAG CCCAGAACCCCGCCCACAACGGGCGGGTGTGCAGCACCTGGGGCAACTTCCACTACAAGACCTTTGACGGCGACATCTTCCGCTTCCCCGGCCGCTGTAACTACGTCTTCTCTGCACACTGCGGGGCCGCCTACGAGGACTTCAACGTCCAGCTCCGCCGTGCCCAGGAGTCCAACACCACCACACTGACCAAGGTCACCATGAAGCTCAACGGCATGGTCCTCGAGCTGACCAAGGACTCTGTCCTGGTCAACGGCCGCCC GACCCAGCTGCCCTTCAGCCAGCCCGGCGTCCTTGTTGAGCACAGCATCGGCTGCCTGCAGGTGTCGGCCAGGCTCGGCCTGGTCTTCATGTGGAATCAGGACGACAGCCTCCTG CTCGAGCTGGACATCAAATACGCCAACCAGACCTGCGGGCTCTGTGGAGACTTCAACGGTGTCCCCGCCTTCAATGAGTTCTTCTCCCGCG GCACCAGGCTGAGCCCCATCGAATTCGGGAGCCTGCAGAAGATGGACGGCCCCACGGAGCTGTGCCAGGACCCCGTCCCTGTCCCCACGCCCGTGACGGGCTGCTCCACCGGCTTG ggcctctgcGAGGAGCTGCTGCTCAGCGAGCGGTTCCTGGGCTGCCGCCCCCTGGTGGACACCAGCAGCTACGTGCAGGCCTGCCAGCAAGACCTCTGCCTCTGCCGGCACACCACCGACCTCACCAGCTGCACCTGCAACACGCTCGCCGAGTACTCCCGCCAGTGCGCCCACGCTGGAGGGCTGCCCCTGGACTGGCGGGGCCCAGGCCTCTGCC CCCAGACGTGCCCCCGCAACATGCTGTACCGAGAGTGTGGCTCGCCCTGCGCCGACACCTGCTCCAACCTGGAGCACTCTCAGGCTTGCGAGGACCACTGCGTGGCCGGCTGCTTCTGCCCCGAGG GGATGGTGCTCGATGACATTGGCCAGACGGGCTGTGTCCCTGTGTCTCAGTGTCCCTGTGCACACAACGGAGTCACCTACGCTGCGGGGGCCGTCTACTCCACAGACTGCACCACCTG TACCTGCTCTGGAGGCCGGTGGAGCTGCCGGGAGGTCCCATGCCCAGGCACCTGCTCGGTGCTGGGAGGCGCCCACTTCTCCACGTTCGACGAGAAGCCCTACACGGTGCACGGGGACTGCAGCTACGTGCTGGCCAAG CACGGCAGCGGCAGCGCCTTCGCCGTGCTGGCCGAGCTGCGCAGGTGTGGGCTGACGGACAGCGAGACCTGCCTGAGGAGCCTGACTCTGAGCCTGGGCGGGGGGCGGACG GTTGTCACAGTCCAGGCCGGCGGGGAGGTGTTTGTGGACCAGGTCTACACACAGCTGCCCGTCTCGGCAG CCAACATCACAGTCTTCAGACCCTCCACCTTCTTCGTCATCGCCCAGACCAACCTGGGCCTGCAGGTGGACGTGCAGCTGGTGCCCACCATGCAGGTCTTTCTGAGGCTGGCGCCCGAGCTCCGGGGGCTGACCTGCG GCCTCTGTGGGAACTTCAACCAGAACCAGGCCGACGACTTCCGGACCCTCAGCGGCGTGGTGGAGGGCACAGCCGCCGCCTTCGCCAACACCTGGAAGACTCAGGCCGCCTGCCCCAACGTCAGGAACAGCTTCGAGGACCCCTGCGCCCTCAGCGTGGAGAACG AGAAGTACGCTCAGCATTGGTGCTCACGGCTGACAGACCCGCAAGGCCCCTTCACCCGGTGCCACGCCGCAGTGAGCCCTGGCACCTACTACTCG AACTGCCTGTTCGACACCTGCAACTGCGAGAGGAGCGAGGACTGCTTGTGTGCCGCCCTGTCCTCCTACGTCCGCGCCTGCGCCGCCCGGGGCGTGCTGCTCAGCGGCTGGAGGGCTGGCGTCTGCA CAAAGCCCATGGAAAACTGCCCCAAGTCGATGGCCTACCACGAGCACGTCAGCACCTGCCAGCCCACCTGCCGGGCCCTGAGCAACGAGGACCCCACCTGCAGCATAAGCTTCGTGCCCGTGGACGGCTGCACCTGCCCCCATGGCACCTTCCTGGACAACACGGGCAAGTGTGTGCCAGCCACCAGCTGTCCCTGCTACCACGGGGCCTCGGTGATCCCCAACGGGGAGTCTGTGCACCAGCGAGGGGCTGTCTG cacCTGCACTAAGGGCACACTGACCTGCATCGGAGGCCACACCCCTGACCCAG CCTGCGCCCCGCCCATGGTCTACGCGGACTGCCGCAACGCCTCCGCGGGGGCCACCGGGGCCGGCTGCCAGAAGAGCTGCCACACCCTGGACATGGACTGC TACAGCCCCCAGTGCGTGCCCGGCTGTGTGTGTCCCGACGGGCTGGTGGCCGACGGCGAAGGTGGCTGCATTGCTGCGGCCGACTGCCCCTGCCTGCACAACGAGGCCAGCTACTGGGCTGGCCAGGCCATCCGGGTGGGCTGCAACACCTG cacctgtCAAAGCCGGAAATGGCAGTGCACGGGCAAGCCCTGCCTGGCCACCTGTGCTGCCTATGGGGACGGCCACTACCTCACCTTCGACGGGCAGCGCTACAGCTTCAACGGGGACTGCGAGTACACGCTGGTCCAG GACCACTGTGGTGGGAACGGCAGTTCCCAGGACGCCTTCCGCGTCGTCACCGAGAACGTCCCCTGCGGCACCACGGGGACCACCTGCTCCAAGGCCGTCAGGATCTTCCTGGGG AGCCACGAGCTGGTGCTGAGTGACGGGAAAGTGGAGGTGACCCAGAAGGCAGCGGGCCAGGAGGCGCCTTACGCCATTCGCCAGGTGGGCATCTACCTGGTGGTGGACACTGAGGCTGGCCTGGTGCTGCTGTGGGACAAGAAGACCAGTATCTTCCTCAGACTCAGCCCCGAGTTCAAG GGGAGGGTCTGCGGGCTGTGCGGGAACTTCGACGACAACGCCCTCAACGACTTCACCACTCGGAGCCAGTCCGTGGTGGGCGACGCTCTGGAGTTTGGCAACAGCTGGAAATCCTCCCCGTCCTGCCCGGATGCCCCGGCCCCCAGGGACCCCTGCACCGCCAACCCCTACCGCAAGTCCTGGGCGCAGAAGCAGTGTAGCCTCATCAACAGCGCCCCCTTCGAGGCCTGCCGTTCTCag GTCGACCCCACCAAGTACTACGAGGCCTGCGTGAGCGACGCCTGTGCCTGCGACTCGGGCGGCGACTGCGAGTGTTTCTGCACGGCCGTGGCCGCCTACGCCCAGGCCTGCCGCGAGGCGGGCGTGTGCGTGTCCTGGCGCAGCCCCGACGTCTGCC CCCTGTTCTGTGACTACTACAACCCCCGCGGGGAGTGCGAGTGGCACTACCAGCCCTGTGGGGCGCCCTGCCTTCGGACCTGCCGGAACCCCCGCGGCCAGTGCCGGCACCACACCCACGGCCTGGAAG GCTGCTACCCCAGGTGCCCCGCGGAGGCCCCCATCTTCGATGAGGACAGCATGCTGTGTGTGGCTGCCTGCccgtccccgccccccccgccgCCCTGCCAGGTCCAGGGCAGGTGGTACTGGCCAGGCGTGGCAGTGCCCTCGGACGAGAACTGCTACTCCTG TGTCTGCACCGAGAGCGGGGTGCAGTGTACCTACGAAGCTGAAG CCTGCGTCTGCACCTATGGTGGGCAGCACTTCCGTCCAGGGGACGTCATCTACCACACGACAGACGGCATGGGGGGCTGTATCTCTGCCCGCTGTGGGGCCAACGGCACCATCGAGAGGAGGGTCCACGCCTGTGGCcccagcacccccgcccccaccaccaccttctccttctccacGTTGCCAATTG CCGCGAGCTCCCCAGGCCGGCCCAGCAcactccccagccctgccacGAGCCCGGTGCCCACGGGCTCTCTGAGCAGAGCACCGTCCACAGCCGCAGGCACGTCCCCCAGGCCGCAGCCTTCGACGGCCTCTGTCGGCCCCCACCCAGGCTGTGGGGAGGACTGCCAGTGGTCACCATGGCTGGACGTCAGCCGACCAGGAAGGGGCATCGAGAGCGGTGACTTCGACACGCTGGACAACCTCCGGGCCCATGGGTACCACATGTGCCAAGCGCCGAGGGCAGTGGAATGCCGAGTGGAGGATGCCCCTGGAGCGCCGCTCCAGGACCTGGGACTGCGTGTGGAGTGCACCCTGACGGCGGGGCTGACCTGTTACAACAGGGACCAGGCTTCGGGGCTCTGCGACAACTACCAGATCAGGGTCCTGTGCTGCGTTCCCCGggcctgccccacctccagcgGTCCAGCCCCGACCACCCCACGCACAGCCCGCAGCACCACCCCAGGGGCCACATCCACGCAGGCAGGGAGCACAGCCCGCGTCACCACAGCCAACCCAAGCACCTCCCCTCACACTCACATgacccctgcccccggggcccccaCACCTGTGAAAACAACTCTCTCCACCCTCAGCACAGTGTCAGTTTCAACAACCGCTATGACGACAACCTTGGGGTCGGGGTCAGGGTCGAGCGCTGCTCCCGGGCCCTCCAAGGGCCCCGGCCAGCCCACCTCGCCGGCACCCAGCCCGATCTCCTGCGCACAGGAGTTCTGCAGCTGGACTGGCTGGATTGATGGCAGCTACCCCGAGGCTGGTATTGATGGTGGAGATTTTGACACTTTCCAGAATCTGAGATCCAAGGGGTATAAGTTCTGTGAGAGGCCCCGCCAGGTGGGCTGCAGGGCGGTGAGCTTCCCCAGCAGGTCGCTGGAGGAGCTGGGGCAAAACGTGCTCTGTGACACCAGCGTGGGCCTGGTGTGCCGGAACCGGGACCAGCGGCCCCCGATCTGCTACAACTACCAGATCCAGATCCAGTGCTGCGAGTGGGTGGACGTGTGCAGGCTCACGGCCGCCTCCGTGACACCAGAGACCACGCCCTCGACTCCACATGGAGCCAGAATCCGGTCACAGGCCACTCGGACCACGGGAACCCGGGAGGCCtccacacagcacaggagtggcAGCTCAGTGCATGTACCCCCAGCAACCAAAATCATGCCCAGCACACACGTCACATCACCTGGGACCACCTCCTGCCAGCCACAGTGCACGTGGACCAAGTGGTTTGACGTGGACTTCCCATCCCCCGGGCCCCAGGGAGGAGACCTGGAAACCTACAGCAACATCATCAGCAGTGGAGAGAAAATTTGCGGCCGCCCAGAGTACATCACTCACCTGGAGTGCCGAGCCGAGAACCACCCCGGGGTCAGCATGGAGCGTGTGGGCCAGGTGGTGCGGTGCAGCCCCGATGTGGGCCTGGTGTGCCGCAACCGCGACCAGGAGGGCGCCTTCAAGATGTGCCTCAACTACCAGGTGCGCGTGCTCTGCTGTGAGCCCCGGGAGGGCTGCCCCACCTACCAACCAGTCACAGTACCTAGCACCCCAAGTGTGAGCATCACTAGTACAGCTGAGACCACTTCCCATGTGGCCACAACAAGGAAAACCTCTGTGCCAAAGCCCAGCACAACCTCTGTGCCAAAGCCCAGCACAACCTCTGTGTCAGAAACCAGCAAAACCTCTGCACCAGAAAGCAGCATAACCTCTGTGCCAAAATCCAGCACAGTATCTGTGCCAAAACCCAGCTCAACCTCTGTGCCTAAAACCAGCACAGAATCTGTGCCAAAACCAAGCTCAACCTCTGTGCCAAAGCCCAGCTCAACCGCTGTGTCAGAAACCAGCAAAACCTCTGCACCAGAAAGCAGCATAACCTCTGTGCCTAAAACCAGCTCAACCTCTGTGCCAAAATCCAGTACAGAATCTGTGCCAAAACCAAGCTCAACCTCTGTGCCAAAGCCCAGCTCAACTGCTGTGTCAGAAACCAGCAAAACCTCTGCACCAGAAAGCAGCATAACCTCTGTGCCTAAAACCAGCTCAACCTCTGTGCCAAAATCCAGCACAGAATCTGTGCCAAAACCAAGCTCAACCTCTGTGCCAAAGCCCAGCTCAACCGCTGTGTCAGAAACCAGCAAAACCTCTGCACCAGAGAGCAGCATAACCTCTGTGCCTAAAACCAGCTCAACCTCTGTGCCAAAAACCAGCACAGTACCTGTGCCCAAACCCAGCACATCAGCTCCAGAGACCAGCTCAACCTCTGTGCCAAAACCCAGCTCAACCTCTGTGCCTAAAACCAGCTCAACCTCTGTGCCCAAAACCAGCACAACCTCTCCACCACAATCTAGCACAGGCTTTGTGCCAGAGATCAGCACAGTATTTGTGCCACAACCCAGCTCAACCTCTGTttctgcacctgcccacacccactCCACGCCCAGGACCAACCCCTGCCAGCCACAGTGCACGTGGACCAAGTGGTTTGACGTGGACTTCCCATCCCCCGGGCCCCAGGGAGGAGACCTGGAAACCTACAGCAACATCGTCAGGAGTGGAGAGAAAATTTGCGGCCACCTGGAGTACATCACTCACCTGGAGTGCCGAGCCGAGAACCACCCCGGGGTCAGCATGGAGCGTGTGGGCCAGGTGGTGCGGTGCAGCCCCGATGTGGGCCTGGTGTGCCGCAACCGCGACCAGGAGGGCGCCTTCAAGATGTGCCTCAACTACCAGGTGCGCGTGCTCTGCTGTGAGCCCCGGGAGGGCTGCCTTCTGACCTCGGAGACTCCCTCTAGGACTTCGTCTGCgacctccctgcccacctccgaGCCCACCTCCAGAGTTCTCACTGTGACCACTGCCAGCTCGTCAGCGCCACCCACCCCGACGTGCTACTGCAGCGCGTCTGACAGGCTCTACCCTGCCG GGTCCATCATATACCAGGAGGCCGACCTCTCGGGCCACTGCTACTACGCTGTGTGCAGCCTGGACTGCCACGTGGTGAGGCAGACTgagcccacctgccccaccagccCGGCGCTGCCCACACCCTCGACCTTGACGCCTGGATCCTCCCCTTCGGTCCCGGTGCCTGTCACTACACAGGGGTGCCCCAGCGCAGTCCCCCCAAGAATG AGAGGAGAGACCTGGGCCATGCCCAACTGCTCTCAGGCCACCTGCGAGGGCAACAACGTCATCACCCTGCAGCCGCGCCCGTGCCCGCAGGTGCAGGAGCCCACCTGCGCCAACGGCTACCCTGCCGTGAAGGTGGCCGACGAGGACGGCTGCTGCCAGCACTATCAGTGCCAGT GTGTGTGCAGCGGCTGGGGCGACCCGCACTACATCACCTTTGACGGCACCTACTACACCTTCCTGGACAACTGCACGTACGTGCTGGTGCGGCAGATCGTGCCTGTGTACGGCCACTTCCGTGTGCTCATCGACAACTACTTCTGCGACTCCGAGGACCGGCTGTCCTGCCTGCAGGCCATCATCGTGGAGTACGGGCAGGACCGCGTTGTGCTGACCCGCAAGCCCGTCCGCGGGGTGATGACCAATGAG ATCCTCTTCAACAGCAAGGTGGTCGGGCCCGGCTTCGGGAGGGACGGCATCGTGGTCTCCCAGGTCGGCATCAAGATGTACGCGAGCATCCCCGAGATCGGCGTCCAGGTCATGTTCAGCGGCCTGATCTTCTCCGTGGCGGTGCCCTTCAGCAAGTTCGCTAACAACACGGAGGGGCAGTGCG GCACCTGCACGGACGACCGCAAGGATGAGTGCCGTCTCCCCGGGGGGGCGGTGGTGGCCTCCTGCTCCGACATGTCCCGTCACTGGAAGGTGACCAACCCCAACCAGCCGTCCTGCCATGGGCCACCCCAGGTGCCCCCTGCAGGCGGGCCCACGACcccgcccaccccctgcccaccctcGCCCATCTGCCAGCTGATTCTGAGCGA CGCCTTCAAGCCGTGCCACGCCGTGATCCCCCCGAGGCCATACTACGAGGGCTGCGTGTTCGACCGGTGCCATATGAGCGAGCTGCACGTGGCGTGTGCCGGTCTGGAGCTGTACGCCTCACTGTGCGCGGCCCGCGGCCTGTGCGTCGACTGGAGGGGCCAGACCAACCACACCTGCC CCTTCACCTGCCCTGCTGACAAGGAGTACCGGCCCTGCGGCCCCTCCAACCCCCCCTACTGCTACGGGGGTGACAGCACCAGCCTCGA GCCCCTTGAGGACATCAGCCCCATCACAGAAGGCTGCTTCTGTCCGGAGGGCATGACGCTCTTCAGCCCAGACACGGAAGTCTGTGTGCACGCGGGCTGCCCTA GGTGCCTGGGGCCCCATGGGGAGCCTGTGGAG CTGGGCCACACGGTCACCTTCGACTGCCAGGAATGTACCTGTGAGGGCAGCACGTGGACCATGAGCTGCCGgcgccagccctgccccctgccccccgcctgCCTGGAGCCCGGGTTCGTGCCTGTGCCTGAGGCCCCCCAGGCCGGCCAGTGCTGCCCCCAGTACACCTGTG CCTGCAATGCCAGCTACTGCCCAGCGCTTGCGGGCTGCCCCGAGGGTTCCCGGCAGACCGTGAACCATGAGGAGGGGGCCTGCTGCCCGAGCCAGAAGTGCA GCTGGACAGTCTGCAGTGTGAATGGCACCTTGTACCAG CCCGGCGCCGTGGTCTCCTCGAGCCTCTGCGAGACATGCAGGTGTGAGGTGCCCAGTGGCCTCCAGGTGGACGCCTTCAGGATCAGCTGTGAGACCGAGACCTGCAGCACCCTCTGCCCTATG GGCTTCGAGTACCGGGCGCAGAGCAGACGCTGCTGCGGGTCCTGCGTGCAGGTGGCCTGCGTCATGAACGCCAGCGATGGCTCTGCCCACCTCTTCCAG CCTGGTGAGTCCTGGTCGGACGCTGGGAACCGCTGTGAGACCCACAAGTGTGAGAAATACCGGGACGGGCTCACGGTGGTGACCGTGAAGAAGACATGCCCCTCGCTCACCTGCCCGGCG GACCAGGCTTGGCTGAGCGAGGATGGCTGCTGCCTGTCCTGTCCTGAAGGCCAAACCCAGAACA GGTCCACCTGCGCTGTCTACCACAAGCTGGAGGTCATCCGCGTGCAGGGCTGCAGCTCCCCGGGGCCGGTGCGCCTGGCCTACTGCCAGGGCAGCTGCGGGGGCACCACCACCGT GTTCTCCCTGGCGGCCGGGCAGCTGGAGCATCACTGTAGCTGCTGCCGGGAGCTGCGGGCCTCGCCCAGGACCGTGACTCTGCGCTGC